GAGTTGACCGATGGCCGGTGCCGGGTGGCGACCGGTGAGGTGGCCGCCAACCGGGTGGTCTTCAAGCAGTTGTTGCAGGCCGAGGCGATCGGTGTGATGCAGGTCGACGCGTGCCGTGTCGGTGGCGTCAACGAGGTGCTCGCCGAACTGCTGCTGGCGGCGAAGTTCGGGGTGCCGGTGTGCCCGCACGCCGGTGGTGTCGGCCTCTGCGAGTACGTCCAGCACCTGGCGATCTTCGACTACCTGCGGGTGGGCACCGGCCTGGACGGTCGGATGATCGAGTACGTCGACCACCTGCATGAGCACTTCGTCGACCCGGTGCGCACCCGCGGCGGCCGGTACCTGCTGCCCGACCGGCCCGGCTACAGCGCCACCATGAAACCGGCGTCGATCGCCGAGTTCCGCTTCCCGGACGGCCCGGCATGGCGGTGACTGTCAGCGCTTCCCGGCTCGGCCTGGGCATGCTGCGCCGGTTGCCCGCCGAGGCTCGTCCCCTGGTCCGGCCGGGCACTGTGCCGACCGGCATCGTGCACCTGGGGCTGGGCGCGTTCCATCGGGCGCACCAGGCCGTCTACACCGAGGCGGCGATCGGTGCGGCCGGCGGCGACTGGGGCATCGTCGCCGTCGCCCCGCGCAGCACCGCCATGGTCGAGGCGCTCGCCGCGCAGGACAACCTGTTCAGCGTCAGCACCCTCTCCGCCGCCGGCAACGCCACGCGGGTGGTGGGCGCCCTGAGCGGCGTACGGCACGCGCCCAGCGACCCGGAGGCCGTGGTGGCGCTGCTCGCCGACCCGGCGGTACGCGTCGTGACGTTGACCGTCACCGAGAAGGCGTACCAGCTCGATCCGGTGACCGGCCAGTTGTCCCCCGACTCGGCGCTCGCCGCGGACCTGGCCGGCGGTCACCCGCCGAGCACGGTGCCAGGGCTGCTGCTGCGTGGGCTGGCCGCCCGGGCCGCCGCGGACGCCGGGCCGGTGGCCCTGGTCAGCTGTGACAACCTGCCGGCCAACGGCCGACGTCTGCGCGGCATGCTCGACCAGGCGGTCAACCGTGCCGTCGGGGTGCCCGGGCTGGTCGAGTGGGTCACCGGCAACGTCACCTGCCCGGGCACCATGGTGGACCGGATCGTGCCGGCCAGCACACCGGAGACGATCGAGATGGCCCGCCGGGCGCTCGGCGTGACCGACCTGGCCGCGGTGGCCGCCGAGCCGTACGCGCAGTGGGTGATCGAGGACGACTTTCCCGGCGGCCGGCCGGGCTGGGAACACGCCGGAGCGGTGCTCACCGGTGACGCTGGCCCGTGGGAACGATTGAAGTTGCGCACCCTCAACGGCGTGCACTCGGCCGCGGCGTACCTCGGCGCGCTGGCCGGTCGGGAGACGATCGCCGACGCGCTGGAGATCCCGCACCTGGCCGACGTGCTGCGACGGCTGATCGCCGAGGACGTCGCGGCCAGCTTCACCCCACCCGACGGGGTCCGGGTGGTCGACTACGGCGAGCAGGTCCTCGCCCGGTTCGGCAACGCGGCGATCCGACACCGCACTCTGCAGGTGGCGATGGACGGCTCGCAGAAGCTGCCCCAGCGGGTCCTGCACACCATCGCCGACCTGCGCGCGGCCAACCGGTCCGCGCGCTGGGGCGCGCTGGTCGTGGCGTCCTGGCTGCGCTTCGCGCTCGGGTACGCCGACGACGGCCGGCCGTTGCCGTTCCAGGACCCGTTGGCCGGGCCGATCCGCGCAGCGCTGGTCGCCGGCGCGCAGAGCCCCGAGGGCGCCGTCGACGCGGTCTTCGCGCTGCGCGAGGTCGTCCCGGTCGAGGTGGCCGAGGACGACGAGGTCCGCACCGACGTGATCACGTGGCTGACCGCGCTGCAACGGCATGGTGTCGAGGCCACTCTGGCCGGTGCCCGATGATCGGGCTGACACTGGCCGGTGGGGGGTGAACGGGATGCCACCGCCGCCCCGGGTGGCGGTGATCGGGGCGAACGGGCACGGCCGGTCGCACCGGCGCGTCATCGCGCCGCTGCACGACGCGGGTCGACTACGGCTGGTGGCCCTGGTCGACGTCCGGCCGGTGGAGGACGATCCGGCCGCGCCGGTGCCACCCGGCGTCGGGGTCTTCACCGACCACCGGGCGATGCTCGCCGCCGCCCGGCCCGAGGTGGTGGTGATCTGCACTCCGCCACACACCCACCTGGCGATCGCCCGCGACGCTCTGGCCACCGGCGCGGACCTGCTGCTGGAGAAGCCGCCGGTGCTGTCGATGGCCGAGCACGAGGAGCTGACCTGGGCTCTCGCCGCCGCCGGCCGGGTGGCGCAGGTCGGTTTCCAGGCACTCGGTTCGGCGGCGCTCACCGCGCTGACCGACGCGCTGGCCGCAGGCCGGCTGGGCACGGTCACCGGCATCTCCACCATCGCCGCGTGGCAACGACCGGACGACTACTACGCCCGCTCCCCCTGGGCGGGTCGCCGGAGCCTGAACGGCCGGCCGGTGCTCGACGGCGCACTGGCCAACCCGCTCGCACACGCGGTGATGCAGTGCCTGGCGATCGCCGAGG
The nucleotide sequence above comes from Micromonospora luteifusca. Encoded proteins:
- a CDS encoding mannitol dehydrogenase family protein, which gives rise to MAVTVSASRLGLGMLRRLPAEARPLVRPGTVPTGIVHLGLGAFHRAHQAVYTEAAIGAAGGDWGIVAVAPRSTAMVEALAAQDNLFSVSTLSAAGNATRVVGALSGVRHAPSDPEAVVALLADPAVRVVTLTVTEKAYQLDPVTGQLSPDSALAADLAGGHPPSTVPGLLLRGLAARAAADAGPVALVSCDNLPANGRRLRGMLDQAVNRAVGVPGLVEWVTGNVTCPGTMVDRIVPASTPETIEMARRALGVTDLAAVAAEPYAQWVIEDDFPGGRPGWEHAGAVLTGDAGPWERLKLRTLNGVHSAAAYLGALAGRETIADALEIPHLADVLRRLIAEDVAASFTPPDGVRVVDYGEQVLARFGNAAIRHRTLQVAMDGSQKLPQRVLHTIADLRAANRSARWGALVVASWLRFALGYADDGRPLPFQDPLAGPIRAALVAGAQSPEGAVDAVFALREVVPVEVAEDDEVRTDVITWLTALQRHGVEATLAGAR
- a CDS encoding Gfo/Idh/MocA family protein, which encodes MPPPPRVAVIGANGHGRSHRRVIAPLHDAGRLRLVALVDVRPVEDDPAAPVPPGVGVFTDHRAMLAAARPEVVVICTPPHTHLAIARDALATGADLLLEKPPVLSMAEHEELTWALAAAGRVAQVGFQALGSAALTALTDALAAGRLGTVTGISTIAAWQRPDDYYARSPWAGRRSLNGRPVLDGALANPLAHAVMQCLAIAEALGGATPWPVTIEVERYRVRPIEVEDTAVLRVLFRAGPPVLAAVTLAAEEFVAGEVVVTGTAGQAVLEYPTDRLRLPGDVVTRRVPGRQGLLENLLAHRVDPSGVPLIAPLARTAPFTALLDALRAAPEPRLLDGDLVTAVGDGGQRVRHLRGVVDVLRRAAERGALPSELAVPWAAAAYRAELAG